One genomic segment of Gossypium arboreum isolate Shixiya-1 chromosome 3, ASM2569848v2, whole genome shotgun sequence includes these proteins:
- the LOC108475107 gene encoding uncharacterized protein LOC108475107 has product MSLPRFIVLKSPDAETYLGYKHDNGNYNGYAEFTEPTVVSANAKFEVEIAKDGLVHIRSCTNNKYLERTRNPSITGNPMEEYWITITAKKPEEDQSKKSCTLFKPILEDSVYKNYRFVHVQSGCYLCLWPLATSELSRGVLANNSHVAANQYDIFEVIDWE; this is encoded by the coding sequence ATGTCATTGCCAAGGTTCATCGTACTCAAATCCCCCGATGCCGAAACATACCTTGGCTACAAGCACGACAACGGAAACTACAACGGGTACGCCGAGTTCACCGAACCAACGGTCGTGAGCGCAAATGCAAAATTCGAAGTGGAGATTGCTAAAGATGGGCTGGTGCACATAAGGAGCTGTACCAACAACAAATACTTGGAGCGAACTCGTAATCCTTCCATCACCGGAAACCCAATGGAAGAGTATTGGATTACTATAACCGCCAAGAAACCGGAAGAAGACCAGTCCAAGAAGTCGTGCACATTGTTCAAGCCTATCTTGGAAGACTCCGTATACAAAAATTATCGATTTGTCCATGTTCAATCTGGTTGCTATTTATGCTTATGGCCGTTGGCTACATCGGAACTCAGTCGTGGCGTGTTGGCAAACAACAGTCATGTTGCAGCTAATCAGTATGATATCTTCGAAGTTATTGATTGGGAGTGA
- the LOC108475108 gene encoding uncharacterized protein LOC108475108, translated as MFLCLTEIEGHPYLEFSSGDVGAGSVPMEFWRRSPNWIWADSDDTEGTDKDTLFRAFKVDNKTIALLNLGNKMFCKRLTDEGKTSCLNAAVPSTTGEAYLRVQEPVLSRTIYNFRYDTENARVYNEQVVLVAKNSATNRTNQANTFDVKLSYTETSTSTWLAHFTLGLEAKVSFQVRVPFISETGVEISSEYETGIEWGETTTTATMMEVNHQVYVKPMTKVTVYLMMSHGMCDVPFVFTQKDTLYNGTVVTTDVIGNTFTGTNYYNIQYETKEEPLSS; from the exons ATGTTCCTTTGTCTTACCGAGATCGAGGGTCACCCATATTTAGAATTCTCGAGTGGGGATGTTGGTGCTGGATCTGTGCCAATGGAG TTCTGGAGACGTAGCCCGAATTGGATTTGGGCGGATTCTGATGACACTGAAGGCACCGATAAGGACACTCTGTTTCGTGCATTCAAAGTCGATAACAAGACCATAGCTCTGCTCAACTTAGGCAACAAAATGTTCTGCAAGCGCCTCACAGACGAGGGAAAGACCAGTTGCCTTAATGCAGCCGTCCCTTCTACTACTGGAGAAGCCTACCTACGTGTTCAAGAGCCTGTGTTGTCAAGGACGATTTATAATTTCCGATACGACACCGAAAATGCTCGGGTCTATAACGAACAGGTCGTTCTTGTGGCCAAGAATTCCGCCACCAACAGGACCAATCAAGCCAACACATTCGATGTGAAACTTTCTTATACAGAGACCAGCACCAGTACTTGGCTAGCTCATTTTACTCTTGGTCTTGAAGCCAAAGTCTCCTTCCAAGTCAGGGTTCCATTCATCAGCGAAACGGGTGTCGAAATATCTTCCGAATACGAAACAGGAATCGAGTGGGGAGAGACCACTACGACGGCCACCATGATGGAAGTTAACCACCAAGTTTATGTGAAACCGATGACTAAGGTGACGGTGTATCTAATGATGAGCCATGGCATGTGTGATGTTCCCTTCGTATTCACTCAAAAAGACACTCTTTATAATGGGACCGTTGTCACAACTGATGTTATTGGTAACACTTTCACCGGTACTAATTACTACAACATCCAATATGAGACCAAAGAAGAACCTCTCAGCTCTTGA
- the LOC108475611 gene encoding uncharacterized protein LOC108475611 isoform X2 yields the protein MEKNQAYKAMQRPKHGSSAEPEDMEDAMVMQRSKVKSWDCSSSSSSSSDSDSSSSSESSSSDDEEKGSRILKSKSRRKKKKKSKSTKNKSSTS from the exons ATGGAGAAAAACCAAGCTTACAAAGCTATGCAAAGACCAAAGCATGGCTCTTCTGCTGAACCTGAAGACATGGAAGATGCCATG GTTATGCAGCGGTCAAAAGTGAAGTCTTGGGACTGTAGCTCAAGTTCCTCCTCCTCTTCTGACTCTGATTCATCATCGTCCTCAGAATCTTCGAGTAGCGATGATGAAGAGAAAGGATCAAGAATATTGAAGTCAAAATctagaagaaagaagaaaaagaagagcaAATCAACAAAAAATAAGAGCTCAACAAGCTGA
- the LOC108475611 gene encoding uncharacterized protein LOC108475611 isoform X1 yields the protein MEKNQAYKAMQRPKHGSSAEPEDMEDAMPQVMQRSKVKSWDCSSSSSSSSDSDSSSSSESSSSDDEEKGSRILKSKSRRKKKKKSKSTKNKSSTS from the exons ATGGAGAAAAACCAAGCTTACAAAGCTATGCAAAGACCAAAGCATGGCTCTTCTGCTGAACCTGAAGACATGGAAGATGCCATG CCTCAGGTTATGCAGCGGTCAAAAGTGAAGTCTTGGGACTGTAGCTCAAGTTCCTCCTCCTCTTCTGACTCTGATTCATCATCGTCCTCAGAATCTTCGAGTAGCGATGATGAAGAGAAAGGATCAAGAATATTGAAGTCAAAATctagaagaaagaagaaaaagaagagcaAATCAACAAAAAATAAGAGCTCAACAAGCTGA
- the LOC108475611 gene encoding uncharacterized protein LOC108475611 isoform X3, protein MEKNQAYKAMQRPKHGSSAEPEDMEDAMRSKVKSWDCSSSSSSSSDSDSSSSSESSSSDDEEKGSRILKSKSRRKKKKKSKSTKNKSSTS, encoded by the exons ATGGAGAAAAACCAAGCTTACAAAGCTATGCAAAGACCAAAGCATGGCTCTTCTGCTGAACCTGAAGACATGGAAGATGCCATG CGGTCAAAAGTGAAGTCTTGGGACTGTAGCTCAAGTTCCTCCTCCTCTTCTGACTCTGATTCATCATCGTCCTCAGAATCTTCGAGTAGCGATGATGAAGAGAAAGGATCAAGAATATTGAAGTCAAAATctagaagaaagaagaaaaagaagagcaAATCAACAAAAAATAAGAGCTCAACAAGCTGA
- the LOC108474392 gene encoding mitogen-activated protein kinase homolog MMK1-like: protein MEGGGPPQAADTEMAEQPNPQNHQQQPPQMAIGLENIPATLSHGGRFIQYNIFGNIFEVTAKYKPPIMPIGKGAYGIVCSALNSETNEQVALKKIANAFDNKIDAKRTLREIKLLRHMDHENVVAIRDIIPPPKRECFNDVYIAYELMDTDLHQIIRSNQALSEEHCQYFLYQILRGLKYIHSANVLHRDLKPSNLLLNANCDLKICDFGLARVTSESDFMTEYVVTRWYRAPELLLNSSDYTAAIDVWSVGCIFMELMDRKPLFPGRDHVHQLRLLIELIGTPSEAELGFLNANARRYIQQLPLYHRQSFTEKFPTVHPLAIDLVEKMLTFDPRLRITVEDALAHPYLSSLHDLSDEPVCMTPFNFDFEQHALTEEQMKELIYREALAFNPEYVQP from the exons ATGGAAGGCGGTGGACCACCACAGGCGGCGGACACTGAGATGGCGGAGCAACCCAACCCACAAAACCACCAGCAACAGCCGCCACAAATGGCAATTGGGTTGGAGAATATCCCGGCAACTCTTAGCCATGGCGGGAGGTTTATTCAGTATAATATATTCGGTAACATTTTTGAGGTCACTGCTAAATATAAACCTCCTATTATGCCCATTGGTAAAGGAGCCTATGGTATCGTATG TTCTGCGTTGAATTCCGAGACAAATGAACAAGTGGCGTTGAAGAAGATAGCGAATGCTTTTGATAACAAAATTGATGCTAAGAGAACTCTTCGTGAGATCAAATTGCTTCGTCACATGGATCATGAAAAC GTAGTTGCAATCAGGGATATAATCCCGCCACCAAAGAGAGAATGCTTTAATGATGTTTATATTGCATATGAGCTGATGGATACTGACTTGCATCAGATAATCCGTTCTAATCAAGCTTTATCAGAAGAGCATTGTCAG TATTTTCTTTATCAAATCTTACGCGGGCTGAAGTATATACATTCTGCAAATGTTCTGCACAGGGACTTGAAACCTAGCAACCTTCTCTTGAATGCTAATTGTGACTTGAAAATATGTGATTTTGGACTGGCTCGTGTCACCTCCGAAAGTGATTTTATGACAGAATATGTTGTCACAAGATGGTATCGTGCACCGGAACTGTTGCTAAACTCTTCAGATTATACTGCAGCTATTGATGTATGGTCAGTAGGTTGCATTTTTATGGAATTGATGGATCGGAAGCCATTATTTCCTGGACGAGATCATGTGCATCAGCTGCGATTGCTTATTGAG CTGATTGGCACCCCATCAGAGGCTGAGTTGGGGTTTTTGAATGCAAATGCCAGGAGATACATCCAGCAACTTCCTCTTTATCACCGACAATCTTTCACCGAAAAGTTTCCAACCGTCCACCCTTTAGCTATTGATCTTGTTGAAAAGATGTTGACATTTGATCCTAGACTAAGGATTACCG TTGAGGATGCATTAGCTCATCCTTACCTATCATCGCTGCATGACCTAAGCGATGAGCCTGTCTGCATGACCCCATTTAACTTCGACTTCGAGCAACATGCATTAACCGAGGAACAGATGAAGGAGCTAATATATCGGGAAGCGCTTGCATTCAACCCGGAATATGTGCAACCGTGA
- the LOC108475110 gene encoding F-box/LRR-repeat protein At3g59250-like isoform X3, whose amino-acid sequence MAMCVEDGISSFPDHILFHILSFLPIKEAVRTSIISTKWRYLFASISTIKFDGYLMRGLTDRNVDSFKNFVDRLLKFPDQEIDLDLKNLGDTLPALLFTCHSLVTLKLDAVGSEIKVPSDVCLGNLKTLQLRNSVLFGDSIHRLISNCHVLEDLAFIECGFDNISEVNIQSPSLKRLVLEFDVTEGRYFNYVVVINAPNLVYFQYHAAVAKSYTLSTMKSLEKADISIYQFDSIDCETSATHLIQGICNVWSLSLTIDEVIFRTSRLPIFHNLIEFKYLGVGFNGRETWLVEFLHCVPNLKTLTLNFPDDAGTRWKALRMKVPSCLSFHLKEIEISYFDTHMIEMVSFFLDNAMVLEKLIISMAALTWRQKCEAQNKLLQLLKRSKKSLIVIL is encoded by the exons ATGGCGATGTGTGTGGAAGACGGGATCAGTAGTTTTCCTGATCATATTCTTTTTCATATTTTGTCTTTCCTTCCCATTAAAGAAGCAGTTCGAACCTCTATTATTTCAACCAAGTGGAGATACCTCTTTGCGTCAATTTCTACCATTAAATTTGATGGTTATTTAATGCGTGGTTTGACTGACAGAAATGTTGACAGCTTCAAGAACTTTGTTGATAGGTTATTGAAATTCCCCGATCAG GAAATTGATTTGGACTTAAAGAATCTTGGGGATACTTTACCAGCTCTTTTATTCACTTGCCACTCACTGGTGACACTGAAATTGGATGCAGTAGGTTCTGAGATTAAGGTGCCATCTGACGTTTGTTTAGGGAATCTGAAGACTTTGCAACTTAGAAACTCGGTACTTTTCGGTGATTCCATTCATAGGTTAATTTCCAATTGCCATGTCTTAGAAGATTTGGCTTTTATTGAATGTGGTTTTGATAATATAAGTGAGGTCAATATCCAAAGTCCTTCGCTTAAGAGATTGGTTTTAGAGTTTGATGTGACAGAAGGCAGATATTTCAATTATGTGGTGGTGATTAATGCTCCCAATCTTGTTTATTTTCAATATCATGCCGCAGTAGCTAAAAGTTATACTTTGAGTACCATGAAGTCCCTAGAAAAAGCCGATATTAGCATCTATCAGTTTGATTCCATTGATTGTGAAACAAGTGCAACTCATCTTATTCAAGGAATTTGCAATGTATGGTCTCTAAGTTTAACCATTGATGAAGTG ATTTTCAGAACAAGTCGACTTCCTATATTTCACAACCTTATTGAATTCAAATATCTTGGTGTTGGTTTTAATGGGAGAGAAACTTGGCTTGTGGAGTTTCTACATTGTGTGCCTAATCTAAAGACACTTACCCTCAATTTTCCG GATGATGCGGGAACTCGATGGAAGGCTTTGCGTATGAAAGTTCCTTCTTGTTTGTCATTTCACCTCAAGGAGATTgaaatttcatactttgacaCACATATGATTGAAATGGTTAGTTTTTTCTTGGATAATGCAATGGTTCTGGAAAAGCTCATAATAAGTATGGCTGCCCTGACTTGGAGACAGAAATGTGAAGCGCAGAACAAATTATTGCAGTTACTAAAGCGTTCAAAGAAATCTCTAATTGTGATTTTGTAG
- the LOC108475110 gene encoding F-box/LRR-repeat protein At4g14103-like isoform X1: MAMCVEDGISSFPDHILFHILSFLPIKEAVRTSIISTKWRYLFASISTIKFDGYLMRGLTDRNVDSFKNFVDRLLKFPDQVSLDCFRLNDIVSWNDKDHNFDVSGWICAALCRGVKEIDLDLKNLGDTLPALLFTCHSLVTLKLDAVGSEIKVPSDVCLGNLKTLQLRNSVLFGDSIHRLISNCHVLEDLAFIECGFDNISEVNIQSPSLKRLVLEFDVTEGRYFNYVVVINAPNLVYFQYHAAVAKSYTLSTMKSLEKADISIYQFDSIDCETSATHLIQGICNVWSLSLTIDEVIFRTSRLPIFHNLIEFKYLGVGFNGRETWLVEFLHCVPNLKTLTLNFPDDAGTRWKALRMKVPSCLSFHLKEIEISYFDTHMIEMVSFFLDNAMVLEKLIISMAALTWRQKCEAQNKLLQLLKRSKKSLIVIL; this comes from the exons ATGGCGATGTGTGTGGAAGACGGGATCAGTAGTTTTCCTGATCATATTCTTTTTCATATTTTGTCTTTCCTTCCCATTAAAGAAGCAGTTCGAACCTCTATTATTTCAACCAAGTGGAGATACCTCTTTGCGTCAATTTCTACCATTAAATTTGATGGTTATTTAATGCGTGGTTTGACTGACAGAAATGTTGACAGCTTCAAGAACTTTGTTGATAGGTTATTGAAATTCCCCGATCAGGTAAGTTTAGATTGCTTTAGGCTAAATGATATTGTTTCATGGAATGATAAAGATCATAATTTTGATGTTTCTGGCTGGATATGTGCTGCATTGTGCCGTGGTGTTAAGGAAATTGATTTGGACTTAAAGAATCTTGGGGATACTTTACCAGCTCTTTTATTCACTTGCCACTCACTGGTGACACTGAAATTGGATGCAGTAGGTTCTGAGATTAAGGTGCCATCTGACGTTTGTTTAGGGAATCTGAAGACTTTGCAACTTAGAAACTCGGTACTTTTCGGTGATTCCATTCATAGGTTAATTTCCAATTGCCATGTCTTAGAAGATTTGGCTTTTATTGAATGTGGTTTTGATAATATAAGTGAGGTCAATATCCAAAGTCCTTCGCTTAAGAGATTGGTTTTAGAGTTTGATGTGACAGAAGGCAGATATTTCAATTATGTGGTGGTGATTAATGCTCCCAATCTTGTTTATTTTCAATATCATGCCGCAGTAGCTAAAAGTTATACTTTGAGTACCATGAAGTCCCTAGAAAAAGCCGATATTAGCATCTATCAGTTTGATTCCATTGATTGTGAAACAAGTGCAACTCATCTTATTCAAGGAATTTGCAATGTATGGTCTCTAAGTTTAACCATTGATGAAGTG ATTTTCAGAACAAGTCGACTTCCTATATTTCACAACCTTATTGAATTCAAATATCTTGGTGTTGGTTTTAATGGGAGAGAAACTTGGCTTGTGGAGTTTCTACATTGTGTGCCTAATCTAAAGACACTTACCCTCAATTTTCCG GATGATGCGGGAACTCGATGGAAGGCTTTGCGTATGAAAGTTCCTTCTTGTTTGTCATTTCACCTCAAGGAGATTgaaatttcatactttgacaCACATATGATTGAAATGGTTAGTTTTTTCTTGGATAATGCAATGGTTCTGGAAAAGCTCATAATAAGTATGGCTGCCCTGACTTGGAGACAGAAATGTGAAGCGCAGAACAAATTATTGCAGTTACTAAAGCGTTCAAAGAAATCTCTAATTGTGATTTTGTAG
- the LOC108475110 gene encoding putative FBD-associated F-box protein At5g56700 isoform X2, giving the protein MAMCVEDGISSFPDHILFHILSFLPIKEAVRTSIISTKWRYLFASISTIKFDGYLMRGLTDRNVDSFKNFVDRLLKFPDQVSLDCFRLNDIVSWNDKDHNFDVSGWICAALCRGVKEIDLDLKNLGDTLPALLFTCHSLVTLKLDAVGSEIKVPSDVCLGNLKTLQLRNSVLFGDSIHRLISNCHVLEDLAFIECGFDNISEVNIQSPSLKRLVLEFDVTEGRYFNYVVVINAPNLVYFQYHAAVAKSYTLSTMKSLEKADISIYQFDSIDCETSATHLIQGICNIFRTSRLPIFHNLIEFKYLGVGFNGRETWLVEFLHCVPNLKTLTLNFPDDAGTRWKALRMKVPSCLSFHLKEIEISYFDTHMIEMVSFFLDNAMVLEKLIISMAALTWRQKCEAQNKLLQLLKRSKKSLIVIL; this is encoded by the exons ATGGCGATGTGTGTGGAAGACGGGATCAGTAGTTTTCCTGATCATATTCTTTTTCATATTTTGTCTTTCCTTCCCATTAAAGAAGCAGTTCGAACCTCTATTATTTCAACCAAGTGGAGATACCTCTTTGCGTCAATTTCTACCATTAAATTTGATGGTTATTTAATGCGTGGTTTGACTGACAGAAATGTTGACAGCTTCAAGAACTTTGTTGATAGGTTATTGAAATTCCCCGATCAGGTAAGTTTAGATTGCTTTAGGCTAAATGATATTGTTTCATGGAATGATAAAGATCATAATTTTGATGTTTCTGGCTGGATATGTGCTGCATTGTGCCGTGGTGTTAAGGAAATTGATTTGGACTTAAAGAATCTTGGGGATACTTTACCAGCTCTTTTATTCACTTGCCACTCACTGGTGACACTGAAATTGGATGCAGTAGGTTCTGAGATTAAGGTGCCATCTGACGTTTGTTTAGGGAATCTGAAGACTTTGCAACTTAGAAACTCGGTACTTTTCGGTGATTCCATTCATAGGTTAATTTCCAATTGCCATGTCTTAGAAGATTTGGCTTTTATTGAATGTGGTTTTGATAATATAAGTGAGGTCAATATCCAAAGTCCTTCGCTTAAGAGATTGGTTTTAGAGTTTGATGTGACAGAAGGCAGATATTTCAATTATGTGGTGGTGATTAATGCTCCCAATCTTGTTTATTTTCAATATCATGCCGCAGTAGCTAAAAGTTATACTTTGAGTACCATGAAGTCCCTAGAAAAAGCCGATATTAGCATCTATCAGTTTGATTCCATTGATTGTGAAACAAGTGCAACTCATCTTATTCAAGGAATTTGCAAT ATTTTCAGAACAAGTCGACTTCCTATATTTCACAACCTTATTGAATTCAAATATCTTGGTGTTGGTTTTAATGGGAGAGAAACTTGGCTTGTGGAGTTTCTACATTGTGTGCCTAATCTAAAGACACTTACCCTCAATTTTCCG GATGATGCGGGAACTCGATGGAAGGCTTTGCGTATGAAAGTTCCTTCTTGTTTGTCATTTCACCTCAAGGAGATTgaaatttcatactttgacaCACATATGATTGAAATGGTTAGTTTTTTCTTGGATAATGCAATGGTTCTGGAAAAGCTCATAATAAGTATGGCTGCCCTGACTTGGAGACAGAAATGTGAAGCGCAGAACAAATTATTGCAGTTACTAAAGCGTTCAAAGAAATCTCTAATTGTGATTTTGTAG